One segment of Pan paniscus chromosome 20, NHGRI_mPanPan1-v2.0_pri, whole genome shotgun sequence DNA contains the following:
- the LOC103785103 gene encoding cytochrome P450 2F1-like has protein sequence MDPLIKAPGGEPFDPTFVLSRSGSNIICSVLFGSRFDYDDERLLTIIHLINDNFQIMSSPWGELYDIFPSLLDWVPGPHQRIFQNFKCLRDLIAHSVHDHQASLDPRSPRDFIHCFLTKMAEKKEDPLSHFHMDTLLMTTHNLLFGGTETVGTTLRHAFLALMKYPKVQGEAHPHSSVEVPMCSSLTPEQEATTPPPVPPSTSDIASCWHQDSTAKPTNPHGGQSHHVAHEVHAACLNPDPDPTRLIVGFFVFGLFFGDGVSLCHPGWSAVA, from the exons ATGGATCCTCTTATCAAGGCTCCAGGAG GCGAGCCCTTTGACCCTACGTTTGTACTGAGTCGCTCAGGGTCCAACATTATCTGTTCCGTGCTCTTCGGCAGCCGCTTCGACTACGATGATGAGCGTCTGCTCACCATTATCCACCTTATCAATGACAACTTTCAAATCATGAGCAGCCCCTGGGGCGAG TTGTACGACATCTTCCCGAGCCTCCTGGACTGGGTGCCCGGGCCGCACCAACGCATCTTCCAGAACTTCAAGTGCCTGAGAGACCTCATCGCCCACAGCGTCCACGACCACCAGGCCTCACTAGACCCCAGATCTCCCCGGGACTTCATCCACTGCTTCCTCACCAAGATGGCAGAG AAGAAGGAGGACCCGCTGAGCCACTTCCACATGGATACCCTGCTGATGACCACACATAACCTGCTCTTTGGCGGCACCGAGACGGTGGGCACCACGCTGCGCCACGCCTTCCTGGCACTCATGAAGTACCCGAAAGTTCAAGGTGAGGCCCACCCACACAGCAGCGTGGAGGTGCCCATGTGTTCCAGCCTCACCCCAGAGCAGGAAGCCACGACCCCGCCTCCAGTCCCGCCTTCCACGTCTGATATAGCCTCCTGCTGGCACCAGGATTCCACAGCCAAACCCACAAACCCACACGGAGGCCAATCCCACCACGTGGCCCACGAGGTCCACGCAGCCTGCCTGAATCCCGACCCAGATCCCACCCGCTTaattgttggtttttttgtttttggtttgttttttggagacggagtctcgctctgtcacccaggctggagtgcagtggcatga